GCGCTGTACTCGCCGAAGCCGGAGACGCCGCCGCCGATTCCGGCGATCTTTTCGGAGGCCGTACGGACCTCTTCCCAGGTGGTGGGAGGCGAGTTGGGGTCCAGTCCGGCCTCTTCGAAAAGCTTCCGGTTGATCAGCAGGCCCATGGTGTAGTTGCTGGTCGGCAGGCCGTAGAGCTTGCCGTCCTGCTTCAGCACGTCGAGGACGCCCGGGTCGATGTCCTTCAGCGCGGGCACGGACTTGTCGTTGACGTAGGCGGAGATGTCCTCGGCGCCGTCGTTGTCGAGCACCTGCTGGAGGTCGGTGAAGTACGTGTAGTACACGTCGGGCTGGGACTTCGCCTTGAGCATCGCGGTGAAGCGCGGCGGCTCCAGACACTGCCCCGGCGTGGACTTTCCGTCGATCCTGACGTTCGGGTACGTCTTGTTGAACTCCTTGACGTCCTCGTTCCACTCCTTCAGCTCCGCCGCTTTCGCGGCCGGCGGCATGCAGTCGATCGAGAGCGTCACCTTGGCCTTCGGGTCCAACGGCGCTGACGGGTCGGACGACCCGCCGCCGGAGTCGCCGTCGTCGTCGCTGCCGCTGCTGCTCGTGCCGCAGGCGGCGAGAGTCAGGGCGAGCACGGTGACAATGGCGGCCGCGGCGGTGCGGTCGGTACGGCGATTACGGCGGAACCCAGCACTTCTCATCGATGGTCCCCTTCGGGCATGAGCGTGGAAGGCCCACGGCTGAAACTCTGCCGGGGCGCGGCACACTCAACCACCGCCGACAGGGGACCGCAAGATCTCGCGCCGTTTTCGTAAAAGTTTGACAGCCTTCCGCATCGGTCGGGGACGGGCGCGATCCGTCGCGCCGGGAAGAGGGGCCTAGCGCGGCGACTGCGCCGTGGAGCCCCTGACGACCAGCTCCGGCTCGAACAGCAGCTCGCCGGGCGGCACCGCGCCGCCCTGGATCTGGGCGCACAGCAGCTCCACCGCCGCCCGCCCCATGGCCTCGATGGGCTGACGGACCGTCGTCAGCGGCGGCTCGGTGCAGTTCATGAAGGCCGAGTCGTCGTACCCGACGACGGAGACCTCGCCGGGGACGTCCAGACCGCGCCGGCGGGCCGCCCGTACGGCTCCGAGCGCCAGCGGGTCGCTCGCGCAGATGATGCCGGTGACGCCCCGGTCCAACAGCCGTGCGGCGGCGGCCTGCCCGCCTTCAAGGGAGAACATCGACCGCTCGATGAACTCCTCCGGCAGGGACTCCCCCGCCGCCTTCACGGCCGCGACGGCGGCGGCGAGCTTGCGCCGTGAGGGGACGTGGTCGGACGGGCCGAGGACCAGGCCGATGCGCTCGTGCCCCAGCGACGCCAGATGCCGCCACGCCTGCTCGACGGCGACGGCGTCGTCGCAGGAGATGGTGGGGAAGTCCAGGTTCTCTATGGGCGCGTTGATGAGCACGACCGGGATCTTGCGCTCGTGGAGCTGGCGGTAGTGCTCATGGGGAGCGTCCGCCTGGGCGAAGAGACCGCCGGCGAACACCACCCCGGACACCTGCTGCTGGAGCAGCAGTTCGACATAGTCCGCCTCGGAGACGCCGCCCTTGGTCTGGGTGCACAGGACGGGGGTCAGGCCCTGCTGCGCGAGCGCGCCGCCGATCACCTCGGCGAAGGCCGGAAAGATCGGGTTCTGGAGCTCGGGCAGGACCAGGCCGACCAGTCTGGCGCGCTCGCCGCGCAGCTGCGTGGGCCGCTCGTACCCCAGCACGTCCAGTGCGGTCAGCACGGACTGGCGGGTGGCCTGGGAGACTCCCGGCTTGCCGTTGAGCACCCGGCTGACCGTGGCCTCGCTGACCCCAACCTTCTTCGCCACCTGAGCAAGTCGTCGCGTCATGCACGCAAGACTATCGCAAGCGATGCAAGCTACTTACTTCTCAGCGTAAAGTCCCAGCACAGCCGTGGTGCCACCCGGGAGCCCCTGGCGGCACCACGGCAGGGTGCCGTGCGCTACGGGTTGATATTGATCTTGAAGTTGGGCGTGGTGTTCTTCACGTCCAGAGCGTTGCCGCTCATCCTCAGACCGTTGAACGTGACCTCACCGACCGCGGGACCCTGCCCCGTCTCCGGCATCTCGTTCGCCCACAGCCCGAAGCCCGACTTGGCATCGTAGGCGTCACCGCTCTTCTTCGCACCGGTGATCGAGATGTCGCTGAGGACGGTGTCCTTGATCGGGAACTGCGGTTGTCCACCTACGTAGTTGGTCTGGAACATGACCCCGCTGTACGTCGGGTCGACGATGTCCACGTTGTTGATCCGGATGCCCTGGAACACCTTGGACGCGGAGAACAGCCAGATCCCGGGGAACGTCTGCGCGCCCCAGAAGTGACCGCCGGCTCTGACGATCGACACGTTCTCGATCGTCGTGGGCTCGGTCCCGAAGCCGTTCATCGGGTAGCCGAAGTCCAGCGAGCTGACCGTGATGCCCGAGTAGACGAGCGTGTCCGCGATGTGGATGTTGCGGAAGGTGTTGTTGAAGCCGCCGTAGACGGCCACACCCGCCGCGCGCCAGGTCAGGATCGACGTCAGGTTCTCGTAGACGTTGTCCTTCATGTCCGCGCCGCCGGCGTCGATCGCCGAGAAGAGCGCGAAGCTGTCGTCTCCCGTGGCCCGCGCCTCGTTGTTGGTCACGAGGTTGCCGGTGCTGCCGTTGGTCATGTTGATGCCGTCGGCGAACATGTCGCGGATACGGGAGTTCTTGATGGTCATGTCATCGGTGTTCGCGCCCCAGTAGAGGCACACCATGTGCTCGTTCCAGATGTTGTCGATCTCGATGTCGCGCACGTTCGAGAAGTCGAACACCTTGCCAGGACCGTCGATTCGCGAGGTGTAGTTGCCGAAGTACGCGAAGTTCTTGAACGACGAACCCGCGGCCGCGGCCTCGGCCCGGAAGCCGATGTCGGTGTTGTCCTGCGTCGACGGCGCGTGGAACTTGGTGTACCAGGGACCGGCGCCGATCACCTGCACGGGCTTGCCGTACACCTGGAACTTGCTGGCCGTCTGGTAGTCACCGGCGGGCAGGTAGACGCCCTTCAGGGTGCCCGTGTTGTCCATCCGGACCCGGTCCAGGGCGTTCTGCACGTCCTGGTGGGTGAAGCCGGCCGGGACCGTGTACGTGGCGGGGTCCGGGTTGGCGACCGGTGCGACCTGCTCCAGATTGATGAAGTCGATCGCGTAGGTGGTGTCGTTGGCCGCGTCCTTCTGCAGCTTGATCTTGCTGCCCGCCGGGACGGTCTTGCCCAGCATCACGTTCGCCTCGTCGTAGATATGACGGGGCGCGCCCTGGCCCGGGGAGTTGCCAGGACCGGCCTCGGCGCCGTACAGCCAGGCGTACTTGGACGTGAGGTCGATCGCCTTGAGGAAGACGCCGTCCACATAGACGTTGAGCGTGGAGTCCCGGCCCCCGCCGCCCGCCGAGTCGGGGATGGAGAAGCGGGTCACCAGCGTGTTGGTGGTGGCCCGGGTGGTGAACTCGACGAACTCGCCGGTCGCGTCGAGGTTGACGGCCCTGCGGCCCGACGCCTCGCCCGCGATGTCGCCGATCGTCCGGTTGGGACCGACCTTCGTCGCGCCGCCGCCGGTCGTGCCGTCCTCGGCCTCGTACATGTCGAACGGCATGTTGGCGCCGCGCCCGACGAAGAGCGGCTGGGTGCTGGTGTTGTTCTCACGCTTGACCGGCACCTCGTTGGCGTCGTCCGCGAGGACGACGCGCACGGTGTACGAGCCGTTGGCGGCGGTCCAGGTCCCGAGCGGGACCGGTGCGGCGGTGGCGCCCGGCGCAATGGCTCCGGTGTGCGCGCCGGTGAGGGTCCGGACCGTGGCGCCCTCGGAGTTGAGCACGGTCAGGGTGATGCCGTGGCTGCCGCCCGCGGAGGCGACGGTGCCCTGGTTCTTGACCGTGACGGAGAAGTTGACCGTGTCACCGGCCGCCGGGGCGGACGGGGACGAGCCGACGGTCGCCACCAGGTCGGAGCTGGCGACCGGCTTCACCACCAGCGGGGAAGCGGCGGTGAAGGTGTTGTTGGTCTCGTTCTGCTCGATCACCGCGTCCGCCACGTCGGCGACCGCGCTGAGCTCGTAGCTGCCGGCGTCACGCGGACCGATCGCGGCGCTGACGTTCGCCGACGCGCCGGGGGCGAGGGTGCCCACCGCCGCCGTGCCGACCTTGGAGTCACCGAGGCGGAATTCCAGCGAGCTGGCCGCCGCGGCGACCGTGCCGTTGTTGCGTACCGTCGCCGACAGTGTGATCGGGTTGGACTCGACCGGCTCGGCGGGCGCCGCGGTCACGGCCGTGACCTGGAGGTCCGGGTTGGGCGCCGGCTCGCCGAGCACCTGGAACTCGGCCACCTGGCCCGCGCCGGCACCGGTGTTGGAGGTGAACCTGAGCTGGACGTCCGCGACGTTGCCGGAGACCGGGATCGTCACCTGGTTCCCGGAGGCCGGGCTGAACGCGTAGTCCTTCGCGGCGGCCAGGCTGGTGAAGCCCGTGGCGCTCTGCTCGCGCCCCAGCACCTGGATGTTCTGGGTACGCGCCCCCCAGCCGCTGTCGGGGTTGAGCTTGACGACGACACTCTCGGTGGAGGCGTTGGCGCCCAGCTTCACGGTCAGCGTGTTGGGGTAACTGCCCCCGGCGCCTTCCCAGTAGGTCGACGTCGAGTTGTCGTTGGCGTTGGCCGCGACAAACGTGTGGATCACGGAGGAGGCGCTGATCGGCTTGCCGATGGCGAGGTTGGAGACCGAGCCGGTGCTGCCGGTGCGGACGACCGTGTTGCTGTCGCCCGACCGGTTGCCCGCCGCGTCCCTGGCCCGTACGAAGTACGAGACCGTCGTGCCGGCCGGCTGGGTGTCGGTGAAGGTCAGGACGTTGCCGGCGACGGTGTCGCGCAGCGCGTTGTTGGCGTAGATCTCGTACCCGGTGACCGCCGTGTTGTCGCTCGACGCCTGCCATGTGAGCCTGACCTGGGTCGGCGACGGCGAGGTGTGGGCGAGGCCGGTGGGCGCGGTCGGGGCCTGGGTGTCGCCGCCCGCCGGCTTGCGGGTGACGGTGTTGCTGTTGCCCGACTGGTTGCCGGCCGCGTCCTTGGCCCGTACGTAGTACGAGACCTCGGCGTTGCCGGGCTGGGTGTCGGTGAAGGTGGTGACGTTGCCCGCGACGCTGGTGCGCAGCACGTTGTTGGCGTAGATGTCGTAGCCGGTGACCGCCGTGTCGTCGGTCGACGCCTTCCAGGTCAGTCTGATCTGACCGGAGGCGGGCTCGGTGTACGCCAGTTCGGCGGGCGCCGTGGGGGCCTGGGTGTCGCCCGTCTCGGGGCCGTAGATCTCCAGCTCGGAGACCTGGGCGCCGGGCTGCTCGGAGTTGGCGGTGACCAGGACCCGTACGTAACGCGTGGTGGTGGCGTCGAAGGGGATCGTCACCGTGTTTCCGGAGCCTGGCGCGAACTGGTACGCCTTCGACGCGGTCAGGTCCGTGAAGTCGGTGCCGTTGGCGCTGCCCTGGAGTTTGAGGGTCTGGCTTCTGGCGCCCCAGCCGTCGGGGAGCTTCAGCACGACGCTGTTGACGCGTACGGAGGAGCCGAGGTCGGCCTGGAGCCACTGTGGGAAGGCGCCGTTGCGGCTCTCCCAGTAGCTGGCCTTGTTGCCGTCGTTGGCGTTGGCCGCCGCGTACACCTCGGTGTGGCTGCTCTCGGTGAGCGTCCGGCCCGCGGCGAGGTTCACCGACGCGGCCGCGGCCTTGTGGACCTGGAGCTCGGCGAGCTGGCCCGCGGACGCCACGGAGTTCTTGGTGATGTTCACGCGGACGAAGCGCGCCCTGGTGGCGGGGAACGAGACGCTGACCTCGTTGGCCTCGCCCGGACTGAAGGTGTACGAGGCGGAGGTCTTCAGGGTGGCGAAGCTGGTGCCGTCGGCGCTGCCCTGGACGGCGAGGGTCTGCCTTCTGGTCTCCCAGTCCGCGGGGAGCTTCAGGGTGACCTGGTCGATCCGGGCCACGGAGCCGAGATCGGTCTGGACCCACTGGGGGAGGCTCTTGCCGGAGCCCTGCCAGTACGTCGACTGGTTGCCGTCCGCGGCCATCCGGGCGGAGTGGTCGCTCGATGCGCTGCTCGCCGCCGCGGTACTGCCCGCGGCGATGTTGGGACCGTCGGCCGCCGAAGCGGTGAGCGACGGCCAGCCGACCATCAGGAGACTGGTGGTGACGACGGCGGAGAGCGCCCGCCATCTCCAGCGGTGAGATCTCATGTATCCCCGATCTTCGGCCTCGGCGCGGGGGCGGCGAGGCGCGGCTCTGTCTGCATGGCTGGTGCCACCTGGCTGGTGCGACAAGCGTTTCTGCACTGACGAGAGGGATCTTTTGCGTTGCGCGGTCAGAGAGTTGCAGAGAAATGCGAGAGCGTCCACCAGTCCGACAGCACCAACTCGGCCGTTCTCTGGCTCGAAAGCACCCAAGACGGACCCACCAGCCGCTATCAGTCAGCTTTCCACCGAACTTTCAGCAGGCCGCAAGCGGGCCGCAAAACACGTAAGTCATTTGCGTCATTCTGGAATTTTCAGAAAGACACCTGCGCCGTCTACCGTTCTTGACCATGAGCGCCGGACCGACGAACCCGCAGCGACGGCGGCGATTCGGCTGGCCACGGCGCGTCTTCTCACAGGTGCTGCTGATGCAGCTGGCCATCGCCGCGGGCACCGCCGTGCTCGCCACCGGACTCTTCCTCCGACCGCTGAGCGACCAGCTCGACGACCAGGCGATGCGCAGGGCGCTCGCGATCGCCGAGACGACCGCCTCCGAGCCGGTCGCCGACGCGCTGCTGGCGTCGCGGCCCTCGGTGGACGGGCCGGTCCAGGCGGAGGCCGAACGCATCCGGCGGGCCACCGGCGCCGAGTAT
The nucleotide sequence above comes from Streptomyces sp. NBC_01716. Encoded proteins:
- a CDS encoding LacI family DNA-binding transcriptional regulator, whose product is MTRRLAQVAKKVGVSEATVSRVLNGKPGVSQATRQSVLTALDVLGYERPTQLRGERARLVGLVLPELQNPIFPAFAEVIGGALAQQGLTPVLCTQTKGGVSEADYVELLLQQQVSGVVFAGGLFAQADAPHEHYRQLHERKIPVVLINAPIENLDFPTISCDDAVAVEQAWRHLASLGHERIGLVLGPSDHVPSRRKLAAAVAAVKAAGESLPEEFIERSMFSLEGGQAAAARLLDRGVTGIICASDPLALGAVRAARRRGLDVPGEVSVVGYDDSAFMNCTEPPLTTVRQPIEAMGRAAVELLCAQIQGGAVPPGELLFEPELVVRGSTAQSPR
- a CDS encoding discoidin domain-containing protein → MRSHRWRWRALSAVVTTSLLMVGWPSLTASAADGPNIAAGSTAAASSASSDHSARMAADGNQSTYWQGSGKSLPQWVQTDLGSVARIDQVTLKLPADWETRRQTLAVQGSADGTSFATLKTSASYTFSPGEANEVSVSFPATRARFVRVNITKNSVASAGQLAELQVHKAAAASVNLAAGRTLTESSHTEVYAAANANDGNKASYWESRNGAFPQWLQADLGSSVRVNSVVLKLPDGWGARSQTLKLQGSANGTDFTDLTASKAYQFAPGSGNTVTIPFDATTTRYVRVLVTANSEQPGAQVSELEIYGPETGDTQAPTAPAELAYTEPASGQIRLTWKASTDDTAVTGYDIYANNVLRTSVAGNVTTFTDTQPGNAEVSYYVRAKDAAGNQSGNSNTVTRKPAGGDTQAPTAPTGLAHTSPSPTQVRLTWQASSDNTAVTGYEIYANNALRDTVAGNVLTFTDTQPAGTTVSYFVRARDAAGNRSGDSNTVVRTGSTGSVSNLAIGKPISASSVIHTFVAANANDNSTSTYWEGAGGSYPNTLTVKLGANASTESVVVKLNPDSGWGARTQNIQVLGREQSATGFTSLAAAKDYAFSPASGNQVTIPVSGNVADVQLRFTSNTGAGAGQVAEFQVLGEPAPNPDLQVTAVTAAPAEPVESNPITLSATVRNNGTVAAAASSLEFRLGDSKVGTAAVGTLAPGASANVSAAIGPRDAGSYELSAVADVADAVIEQNETNNTFTAASPLVVKPVASSDLVATVGSSPSAPAAGDTVNFSVTVKNQGTVASAGGSHGITLTVLNSEGATVRTLTGAHTGAIAPGATAAPVPLGTWTAANGSYTVRVVLADDANEVPVKRENNTSTQPLFVGRGANMPFDMYEAEDGTTGGGATKVGPNRTIGDIAGEASGRRAVNLDATGEFVEFTTRATTNTLVTRFSIPDSAGGGGRDSTLNVYVDGVFLKAIDLTSKYAWLYGAEAGPGNSPGQGAPRHIYDEANVMLGKTVPAGSKIKLQKDAANDTTYAIDFINLEQVAPVANPDPATYTVPAGFTHQDVQNALDRVRMDNTGTLKGVYLPAGDYQTASKFQVYGKPVQVIGAGPWYTKFHAPSTQDNTDIGFRAEAAAAGSSFKNFAYFGNYTSRIDGPGKVFDFSNVRDIEIDNIWNEHMVCLYWGANTDDMTIKNSRIRDMFADGINMTNGSTGNLVTNNEARATGDDSFALFSAIDAGGADMKDNVYENLTSILTWRAAGVAVYGGFNNTFRNIHIADTLVYSGITVSSLDFGYPMNGFGTEPTTIENVSIVRAGGHFWGAQTFPGIWLFSASKVFQGIRINNVDIVDPTYSGVMFQTNYVGGQPQFPIKDTVLSDISITGAKKSGDAYDAKSGFGLWANEMPETGQGPAVGEVTFNGLRMSGNALDVKNTTPNFKININP